A region from the Poecilia reticulata strain Guanapo linkage group LG12, Guppy_female_1.0+MT, whole genome shotgun sequence genome encodes:
- the pus1 gene encoding pseudouridylate synthase 1 homolog: MFKTRPLLSALVNYRQLLETNGLKFLCTMSEEARDQETAKLLKRPNEVNEDSAESATKRIKAEGGHNEDDKRYPKKKVVLLLAYSGKGYYGMQRNPGNSQFRTIEDDLVTALVKSGCIPGNHGDDMRKMSFQRCARTDKGVSAAGQVVSLKLRLIEDIIEKINENLPPQIRVLGLKRVTQGFNSKNNCDARTYAYMLPTVAFSPKDYDTENIASFRLEAETLQKVNQLFALYKGTHNFHNFTSQKAPSDPSARRYITEMSCGEPFVRNSYEFAVITVRGQSFMLHQIRKMIGLVIAVIRGFAKEEVMERSWGQEKVDVPKAPGLGLVLERVHFDRYNKRFGGDGLHERLEWAREEEAIKAFKEAHVYPTIVKTECEEGSMVSWMATLPSHDFEATVTGTQDNKDQKQENADEGNGSD, translated from the exons ATGTTTAAAACCAGACCCCTGTTAAGTGCCTTAGTTAACTACAGACAGTTGTTAGAGACAAACG GTTTAAAGTTCTTGTGCACAATGAGTGAAGAAGCCAGAGATCAAGAGACAGCCAAGCTGTTAAAAAGGCCAAATGAGGTGAATGAGGACTCAGCTGAGAGCGCCACGAagagaataaaagcagaagGGGGGCACAATGAAGATGACAAGAGGTACCCAAAGAAGAAAGTGGTCCTTCTTTTGGCATATTCTGGAAAGGGATACTATGGCATGCAG AGAAATCCTGGAAACTCCCAGTTTAGAACCATTGAAGATGATCTGGTCACTGCTCTAGTTAAATCTGGCTGCATTCCTGGAAACCACGGTGATGACATGAGGAAGATGTCCTTCCAAAGATGTGCCAGAACGGATAAG ggtgtttctgctgctggtcaAGTGGTTTCACTGAAGCTCCGTTTGATTGAGGACATAATAGAAAAAATCAATGAGAATTTACCACCACAGATCAGGGTGCTTG GGCTCAAGCGAGTGACCCAGGGATTTAATTCCAAAAATAACTGTGATGCCCGTACGTACGCCTACATGCTCCCAACCGTAGCCTTTTCTCCTAAAGACTATGACACCGAGAACATAGCTTCATTTCGTCTAGAAGCAGAGACTCTTCAGAAGGTGAACCAACTTTTTGCCCTCTACAAAGGCACCCATAACTTCCACAACTTCACCTCCCAAAAGGCTCCAAGTGACCCCAGCGCCCGCCGCTACATCACAGAGATGTCCTGCGGAGAGCCTTTTGTCCGCAACAGCTACGAGTTTGCCGTGATCACCGTGCGAGGCCAGAGCTTTATGCTGCACCAGATTCGCAAGATGATCGGCCTGGTGATCGCAGTGATCAGAGGCTTCGCCAAGGAGGAGGTGATGGAGCGAAGCTGGGGTCAGGAGAAGGTGGACGTCCCAAAAGCTCCGGGACTCGGGCTGGTACTCGAGAGGGTTCACTTTGATCGGTACAACAAGCGGTTCGGAGGGGACGGTCTGCATGAGCGGCTAGAGTGGGCTCGCGAGGAGGAGGCAATCAAGGCCTTCAAAGAGGCTCACGTATATCCGACCATTGTCAAGACGGAATGTGAGGAGGGCTCCATGGTCAGCTGGATGGCCACTCTTCCCAGCCATGATTTTGAAGCAACAGTTACTGGAACACAAGACAATAAGGACCAAAAACAG GAGAATGCAGATGAAGGGAACGGCTCCGATTAG
- the noc4l gene encoding nucleolar complex protein 4 homolog produces the protein MAPAKKRNVSSKANVKKTKIDFESIVERILESRKHANDVFDVLEFLQSEKEKDVICVVDACCELFCTLLKRRDLFIGKLPGEDEAIKGEHSPDEKYKIFMRHRYNNCVEILLEHLHHETHEVKESVLCCLMKFAAEQGLHPLEDLDWSEYFSFPRELIQAVVHNILSQSSDNSLLISRFQEFLEMEDVRYYVMSFIRENVATVMNKSKGAVLPVYQSNVFTLMLNINMPSQESELTNFMVKQETKHEDWKAAKLHDHKRAFERMWLGFLKYKLPNSMYKKVLVVLHDSILPHMSKPTLMIDFLTAAYDVGGAISLLALNGLFVLIHQHNLDYPDFYKKLYNLLEPSVFHVKYRARFFHLANLFLSSSHLPVYLVAAFAKRLARLALTAPPTALLIVLPFIYNLIRRHPSCRVLIHKPSSEDELLKDPYVMEEVDPALCHALESSLWEIKTLQKHYHPYVAKAAMLINTPLSEQEDDISEVLEMTSYELMERDLKPTQSKSFPLEFETAAHLLEGRGEVLGQHFCLA, from the exons ATGGCGCCGGCCAAAAAGCGCAACGTGAGTTctaaagcaaatgtaaaaaagacCAAAATCGACTTTGAAAGTATCGTTGAGCGTATACTTGAAAGTAGAAAACATGCCAACGATGTTTTTGACGTTCTCGAGTTTCTTCAg tcagaaaaagagaaagacgTTATCTGCGTTGTTGATGCCTGCTGCGAGCTGTTCTGTACACTTTTGAAGAGACGGGATCTATTTATTGGAAAGCTCCCTGGTGAGGATGAGGCGATAAAGG GTGAGCACAGCCCAGATGAGAAGTACAAGATTTTTATGCGTCATCGTTACAACAACTGTGTGGAGATACTGCTCGAGCATCTCCACCATGAAACGCATGAAGTTAAG GAGAGTGTGCTGTGCTGCCTGATGAAATTTGCTGCTGAACAAGGACTGCATCCTCTGGAAGACCTGGACTGGAGTGAATACTTCAGCTTCCCAAGAGAACTGATCCAA GCCGTGGTGCACAACATTCTGTCTCAGAGCTCGGACAACTCCCTGCTGATCTCCAGGTTCCAGGAGTTCCTTGAGATGGAAGACGTGCGTTACTATGTGATGAGCTTCATCCGTGAAAACGTGGCCACAGTCATGAACAAAAGCAAAGGG GCTGTCTTGCCTGTATATCAGTCCAATGTGTTCACTCTCATGTTGAACATCAACATGCCGAGCCAGGAGTCCGAGCTTACCAACTTTATGGTCAAACAGGAAA CCAAGCATGAGGATTGGAAGGCTGCAAAGCTGCAt GATCACAAACGTGCCTTTGAGAGAATGTGGCTGGGCTTTCTTAAGTATAAG CTGCCCAACAGCATGTATAAAAAGGTCTTAGTGGTCCTTCATGACTCCATCTTGCCTCACATGAGCAAACCCACTCTGATGATTGACTTTTTGACAGCTGCCTATGATGTTG GTGGGGCGATCAGTCTGCTGGCCCTAAATGGCTTATTTGTCCTTATCCATCAGCACAATCT agattatcctgatttctacaaaaagtTGTATAATCTTCTCGAGCCGTCTGTTTTCCATGTGAAGTACAGGGCGCGCTTCTTTCACCTGGCTAATCTTTTTCTTAGCTCCAG TCACCTGCCAGTCTACCTGGTGGCTGCGTTCGCCAAACGCCTGGCTCGTCTGGCCCTTACAGCTCCGCCCACAGCTCTTCTCATAGTGCTGCCTTTCATCTACAACCTGATCCGGCGCCATCCGTCCTGCAGAGTTCTGATTCACAAGCCCAGCTCAGAAGATG AGCTTCTTAAAGATCCGTATGTGATGGAGGAAGTGGATCCAGCTCTTTGTCATGCCTTAGAGAGCAGCTTGTGGGAAATTAAG ACACTGCAGAAGCATTATCATCCATATGTGGCCAAAGCTGCAATGTTGATCAACACGCCTCTGTCTGAACAAGAAGATGACATCAGTGAGGTACTGGAGATGACCTCCTATGAG ttgATGGAACGAGACCTGAAGCCGACTCAAAGCAAGAGTTTCCCACTGGAGTTTGAAACAGCTGCACATTTACTGGAAGGAAGAGGAGAAGTGTTGGGACAACACTTTTGTCTGGCTTAA